The stretch of DNA AACACCAACCCTGGTAAATTCTCCGCACGGCAGGATCCATGCAAAAAAGCCGGGTGCAACCTCTTTCCCTACGTAAACCTCAACAAGATCCTGATCAGGCATTGTTACTTCCAGATCCGCTTGGATTCCCCTTACAATCTCTTTTGCGCAGCCAAGACCTGCACATGTCCCAACATGTGATTTATAACCGTCTGCTCCGATCAGAAGATTTGTATTAATTTCATTATTTTTATTATCTGTCATATAACTTACAGCGAGGCCGTTATGTTCTCTTTTAAAATCTATAATTCTTGAATCTGTGTTAATTACTGCACCTGATTTTCTAGCACTGTCACAGCAGATGTTATCAAAACGGCATCTGTCGATTACGACAGCCTTTGCTTCATCCGTTTTTACTTCTAGAACTCTTCCATCAGGAAAAAATAGTCTAAAACCTTTAATTACATTCAAAACAGACTCTTCAGCATTTGCTAATTCTACAACTCTCGGATGTACAAGACCTGTACACTGGACAGGTTTCCCTATCTCTGAGTGCTCTTCCATTATCTGTACAGAGCATTCTTTTAAATTAGATGCTAGATAGCTGCCAATCGGCCCCCCGCCAGAAATTATGATCTGAGAGTCCATACAGCATTAGTAGAATATTGTGGTATAATAAATTGTGTATAATGATGGTTGCCCATCATTGGTTCACATTTATTTTTTTGATTTAGTTTTAGGCTTTGGTTTAGCAGGAGCCTTTGAAGATGCGCATTTTTCCCAGTCATCCTGGAATTTTTTAATGCCGATGTCAGTCAAAGGATGGTTAAACATCTTGTCAAGCACATCGAAAGGTATTGTAGCAATATCTGCACCCATCTGCGCGGCTTCTACTACATGAATCGGATGACGGACAGAAGCAACGATCACTTCTGTTTCAAAATCATAGCAGTCCAGGATGTTCATGATCTCTGCAATCAGTTTCATTCCGTCCTGCCCAGCATCATCCAGTCTTCCTACAAACGGAGATATGTAACGTGCCCCGGCTTTGCATGCTAAAAGTGCCTGGGATGCGGAAAATATCAGAGTTACATTTACATTTATGCCTTCGCTGGAGAGAACTTTTGTAGCTTTCATTCCCTCTTTTGTCATAGGGATCTTAATAACAATATTTTTGTGAATTTTTGATAATTCTCTGCCTTCTTTTACCATGTCTTCGGCTGTGCATCCCATAACTTCAGCGCTTATCGGACCGTTTACAATTTTACAGATTTCTTTAACCAATGTTTTGAAATCCGTATTTTCTTTTGAGACAAGGCTTGGATTTGTAGTTACACCATCAACTATTCCCCAGCTGTTTGCTTCTTTTATCTTTTCCAAGTTAGCAGTATCAATAAAAATCTTCATTGTTTCTTCCTCCTGATCACTTTTTCAGATGCTTCTACCACATGTTCTTTTGTCAGCCCGTACTTTTTCATTAAAGCATCACTTTCTCCAGACTCTCCAAAACATGCAGGAGTACCGATCCTCTGCTGAGGAACTGAATAGGTTTCACATAAGAATTCGCATACAGCACTGCCTAATCCCCCTTCGATAGAATGTTCTTCAGCAGTGACGATGCAGCCTGTTTTTTCTACAGATTTTGCAATTGCATCTTTATCCAACGGTTTGATGGTTGAAACATTCAGAACTTCTGCAGAGATTCCCCTTGATTCCAGTTCTTCTGCAGCTTCCAAACAGATAGCTACCATTTGTCCGCAGGCAGCCAATGTAATGTCAGACCCTTCTTTCAGAAGGGAAGCTTTTCCTACCTCAAATGGAGTTTCCATACTTGTTACCAGAGGCACATCTGATCTTCCCAGTCTCACGTAGCAAGGTCCTTTGTAGTTTGCTATTGCCTTTATTGCTTTGTATGTTTCAGCACCGTCTGCTGGAACAATGACTGTCATATTAGGCAGAACCCTCATTATTGCAATATCTTCCAAAGCCTGATGTGTAGCTCCGTCAGGTCCTACAGTTATGCCTGCATGTGTTGCTACAATTTTCACATCCAGATTTGAATATGCAACGGCCTGTCTAATCTGATCCCAGCATCTGCCTGTTGCAAACGCTGCAAACGTTGAAGCAAATACGGTTTTCCCAGCAGCTGCCAGACCAGCCGCCGTGCCGATCATGTTCTGCTCGGCAATGCCGCAGTTAAAGAATCTTTCTGGGAAGTTTTTTGCAAACTCCGCAGTTCTTGTGGATGATGATAAATCGGCATCAAGAACAACAACATCGGTTCGTTCTTTCCCCACTTCTGTCAATGCATTAGCATATTCTTTTCTCTGACTAGTATACATCCACTTCATGCGCAGTCCCCCAGTTCTTTGAGGGCGATTTTATACTCATCTTCATTTGGAGCCTTGCCATGGAATCCAATTGCGCCTTCCATGAAAGATACTCCCTTTCCTTTTATGGTATTGGCAATGATTACAGTAGGTTTTCCAGTGGTTTCTTTAGCTTTATCGCAGGCTTCCAGAATCTGCCTCATATCATGTCCGTTTATCTCTATGAGATTCCATCCGAATGCAAGCCATTTATCTGCCAGAGGTTCAAGTGACATGACCTGTTCAGTAGGACCGTCTATCTGGAGTTTGTTGCGGTCTATAAAAAGAGTGAGATTGTCTAATTTGTATTGAGCTGCCAGCATCGCCGCTTCCCAATTCTGTCCTTCCTGAAGCTCTCCATCTCCGCAGATGCAGTATATTCTGGAACCAGATCGATCTAATTTTGCAGCCAGCGCGAGTCCGTTGGCCATGCTGAGTCCCTGCCCAAGAGATCCTGTTGAAACTTCGACTCCACGAGTTTTCTGTCTGCATGGATGTCCTTGAAGGTTCGAGT from Candidatus Methanomassiliicoccus intestinalis Issoire-Mx1 encodes:
- a CDS encoding geranylgeranyl reductase family protein, whose translation is MDSQIIISGGGPIGSYLASNLKECSVQIMEEHSEIGKPVQCTGLVHPRVVELANAEESVLNVIKGFRLFFPDGRVLEVKTDEAKAVVIDRCRFDNICCDSARKSGAVINTDSRIIDFKREHNGLAVSYMTDNKNNEINTNLLIGADGYKSHVGTCAGLGCAKEIVRGIQADLEVTMPDQDLVEVYVGKEVAPGFFAWILPCGEFTRVGVGISKGNGIPSKYLDSLIEKRGFGEVNRTQTYSGVIPIGYPKSTYADNIMIVGDAAAQTKPLSGGGLYTGMQCAKYAAETALDAVNSNNYSAAFLSAYEEKWKSEIGKELDRGMIIRKVFTGMSDKRLDEAGKLLDKPEAREIIATGDIDYPSKLARPLLKSVPSLMKLAPGALKTLLLGR
- the fsa gene encoding fructose-6-phosphate aldolase; amino-acid sequence: MKIFIDTANLEKIKEANSWGIVDGVTTNPSLVSKENTDFKTLVKEICKIVNGPISAEVMGCTAEDMVKEGRELSKIHKNIVIKIPMTKEGMKATKVLSSEGINVNVTLIFSASQALLACKAGARYISPFVGRLDDAGQDGMKLIAEIMNILDCYDFETEVIVASVRHPIHVVEAAQMGADIATIPFDVLDKMFNHPLTDIGIKKFQDDWEKCASSKAPAKPKPKTKSKK
- a CDS encoding transketolase family protein, which gives rise to MKWMYTSQRKEYANALTEVGKERTDVVVLDADLSSSTRTAEFAKNFPERFFNCGIAEQNMIGTAAGLAAAGKTVFASTFAAFATGRCWDQIRQAVAYSNLDVKIVATHAGITVGPDGATHQALEDIAIMRVLPNMTVIVPADGAETYKAIKAIANYKGPCYVRLGRSDVPLVTSMETPFEVGKASLLKEGSDITLAACGQMVAICLEAAEELESRGISAEVLNVSTIKPLDKDAIAKSVEKTGCIVTAEEHSIEGGLGSAVCEFLCETYSVPQQRIGTPACFGESGESDALMKKYGLTKEHVVEASEKVIRRKKQ
- a CDS encoding transketolase, encoding MTLYDDQTIQDLEAKAKTIRCHAIKMIYAAKSGHPGGSLSAADLITALFFKIMKHDPNNPHWEERDKFVLSKGHAAPSYYAALAECGYFPIDELLTLRKVDSNLQGHPCRQKTRGVEVSTGSLGQGLSMANGLALAAKLDRSGSRIYCICGDGELQEGQNWEAAMLAAQYKLDNLTLFIDRNKLQIDGPTEQVMSLEPLADKWLAFGWNLIEINGHDMRQILEACDKAKETTGKPTVIIANTIKGKGVSFMEGAIGFHGKAPNEDEYKIALKELGDCA